The nucleotide sequence CGCAGGCGCCGACCTTGATCAGCGCGGCCCTCTTGCCGACCTTCGGCCACGGCACGGAGCGGATGACGGGCTCCGAGCCCGGCCCCGCGTGGGTGCAGACGCGGATCTGGTTCATGGCGGCTTCCTCGCTGCCCGTCTGTTGTGATTGATGGTGCGGGCTGGGTCGAAGCGTATGTGAGATGGGTACGGGTGCCAAGTCGAAGTCCTGCAGCGGAGACAGTCACCCCGGATTACGCTCCGCTCCATCCGGGCTACGATGGCGTATAATGCCTGAATGACAAGCTGGATTCGTGGCACCTGTACGGCAAATGATATCGACATCCATTATCTCCGGACTGGCGGCAACAAGCCCGCGCTGATCGCGCTGCATGGGCTGACTGGAAGCGGCGTCTGCTGGACGCCGCTGGCGCGCGCTCTCGAAGATCGCTACGACGTCATCATGCCTGACGCGCGAGGACACGGCGCGTCGAGCGCGCCGGCTCGCGGGTATCTGTACCAAGATCTCGCGAACGACGTCACCGGTCTCATCCAAGCGCTTGGACTTGCCTCTCCGGTCCTGCTCGGTCATTCCATGGGCGGCATGACGGCGGCCGCCGTTGCGAGCGAGGCGGGTACGGCCATTCGCGGCGTTATCCTGGCCGATCCGACGTTTCTAAGCCTCGAGCGCCAGCGCGAAGTTTACGCGAGCGACGTCGCCGAGCAGCATCGCCGGATTTTCGGTCGAGACAGAGATGAGGTGCTGGCCGAGGCGCGGCAGCGGCATCGGCATCGTTCGCTCGAGCTGATCGAGCTGATCATCGATGCGAGGCTGGGGACCGAAATGCGTGCCTTCGAAGTTCTCACGCCACCGAATCCGGACTATCGCGAGCTGGTTAGCGCCATCTCTGTCCCAAACCTGCTTGTCATTGGAGACAGTGGCGTCGTCGCTGTCGAGACCGCGCATCAGCTGCAGGCGCTCAATCCACGCCTTCGCTATGAGGTGATCGCGAACGCAGGCCATGGGCTGCCCTATGACAGGCCGGATGAGTTTGCGGCGGTGGTCAGGTCATTTCTGGAGACGGTGGATGCCCCACACATCCAATTGTCTTGAGCGCTCGCCAGCGAACGTGTAAGGCCCCAAACGTCCTTTCCAGGTGCCCGCTTGAACCCCCTCCCGCAAAATCCGATTGCCGCGTCCGGATCGTTCGCGGCGATGAAGTCCGTGCCGTACCGGCTCCAGTTCATCGCCTATGTGCTGGCGATGATGGCCGATAATATCGAGCATGTGATCAGCTATTGGGTGGTGTTCCAGAAATTCCACTCGCCGACGCTGGGGGGCTTTGCCGTGCTGTCGCACTGGCTGCCGTTCCTGCTGTTCTCGGTCGCGGTCGGCGGGCTCGCCGACCGATTCGATCCGCGCCGCATCATCCAGTGCGGCATGCTGCTGTTCATTATCGCCTCGGCGGGATGGGGTTTCTTCTTCATCACCGACACCATCGAGATGTGGCACGCGATGCTGCTGCTGGTGATCCACGGCTGCGCGGGCGTGCTGTGGCAGACGCCGAACCAGCTGCTGCTCTACGACCTCGTCGGCCCGGCCGATCTTCCGAGCGCGGTACGGCTGAACGCGATGGCGCGCTATCTCGGCATTCTGGTCGGGCCCGCCGTCGGCGGCGTGATCATGCTGACGCTCGGCACCTCGCACGGCATCATCTTCAACACGCTGTTCTACCTGCCGATGCTGCTGTGGCTGTTCTGGGCGCCGGTGCGCGACAGCAGCGTGGCGGTGCGACGCTTCGCGGTGCGCGGGATCGCCGACATCATGTTGACGATACGCGCCATCGGCACCCAGCCGGTGCTGACGGCGATGACATGGCTCGCCGGCCTCACCTCCTTCATGATCGGCAACGCCTATCATGCGCAGATGCCGGGCTTTGCCGGCGATCTCGGCCATGGCGATCCCGGCGTCTCCTACAGCGTGCTGCTGGCGGCCGACGCAGCCGGTGCGCTACTCGCCGGCATCGCGCTGGAATCCTGGGGACGGCTCAAGGGCACGCCGCGCACCGCGATCACGCTGGCGATGCTCTGGAGCGTGGCGCTGCTCGGCTTCGCCGTGGTGCGGATCTATCCGGTCGCGATCGTGCTGCTGTTCTTTGCGGGCTTCTTCGAGCTGTCGTTCAACACCATGGCGCAGGCACTGGTGCAGTTGAATGCACCGTCCGACATCCGCGGCCGCGTCGTCGGGCTCTACAACATGGCGGGGCTCGGCATGCGCGCCTTCAGCGGCATCACCGTCGGGCTATCAGGCGCGGCAATCGGCATTCACTGGTCGCTCGGCCTGACGGCCGCGGTTCTGCTGGCGCTGCTGTGTCTTCTGTATCAGCGCGCGACGAGGAAGAAGGCCGGTTGACTCGGGCCTCTCATCGCCCCACCCTCGATACAGGGCGTGGGGAGATGAGGCATTGCGCAATCGCTGGGCCATTCTTGCAATCCTGTTTTTCGTTCGCCTCACCATCGCATTCCAGTTCCAGAGCGTGGCCGCAGTCGCGCCGCTGCTGGAGACGACATTTGGCGTCGGGCTCGCCGATATCGGCATCCTGATCGGGCTCTATTTCACGCCGGGCGTGGTGCTGGCACTGCCGGGCGGCGCGATCGGCCGCACGCTCGGCGACAGGCCCACGACGATCGCCGCGCTGCTGCTGATGACGGCCGGCAGCCTCGTCATGGCCGCCACCGACGTCTGGGGTTGGCAGCTGGCGGGCCGGCTGGCCTCAGGCGCGGGCGGCGTGCTGCTGACGGTGCAGCTGACCAAAATGTGCACCGACTGGTTTACAGGCAAGGAGATCGCGACGGCCATGGCGATCTTCGTCAACTCCTGGCCCGCCGGCGTTGGGATCTCGCTGCTGGTGCTGCCATCGATCGGCATCACATACGGCGCGGGCACCGTGTTCCTCGCCGCCGCCGCGCTGACCGCGATCGGCATCGTGCTGATCATGCTCTACCAGCCGCCGCCGGGAGCCACAGCCAGTGCGACCGGCTCGGCGCGGCTCGATCCGCTTGCCCTGCTGGCGCTGATCGTCGCGGGGGCGATCTGGGGCCTCTATAATATCGGCTTCGCCATGGTCTTCTCGTTTGGCCCTTCCCTGCTCGCCGAGCGCGGCTGGAGCATTGCCGCTGCGGGCTCGGCGATCAGCGTCGTGATGTGGCTGTCGGTGATCTCGGTCCCGGCGGGCGGGTATCTGGCCGATCGCTTCAAGCGGCCCTTTATATTGGCGGTCGCGGCCAGCCTGGTGGTGGCCGCCCTGCTGGCCTGGCTGACCCGGTCCGATGCCGTGATCACGATCCTGGTGCTGATCGGGCTGATCGGCGGCCATCCGGCCGGGCCGATCATGAGCCTCGCCGCCCGCGTGCTCGCGCCGGAGACACGAGCGATCGGGATGGGCGTGTTCTACACGATATTCTATGCCGCGATGATGCTGGGGCCGGCGGTGGCCGGCCGGCTCGCCAAATCGGCCGGGACCGCCGCCGCCGCACTCGATCTCGGCGCGCTGACGGTGCTGGCCTGCCCGCCCCTGATGTGGCTTTTCGAACGCATTGTTTCTGTTCGTCACCGCCGCACCCAATCCTAACGCGGCATTAACCCTGTGCACCTTAGGGTCGTCCCGGACTCCGCCAGGCGGGGAGTCGGGTTGTGAAAATGGCGTTGGCGAACAAAAAATTTCTTCCGGCCGCCGAGGAACGTCGGCGTTTCCAGCGGGTGAAGGTTCACCTGCTCGGCCGCTACATGCTGCCGGACCGCCGTGAATTCCCCTGCCAGGTGATCAACATGTCGCCGGGGGGCCTCGCGCTGCTGGCGCCCGGCATCGGCAATGTCGGCGACCGCGTCGTCGCCTATCTCGACCATATCGGCCGCGTCGAGGGCAAGATCACCCGCATCATCGACAATGGCTTCGCCATGACGGTCGGTGCGACGCCGCGCAAGCGCGACAAGCTCGCCGCGCAGCTGACCTGGCTCGCCAACCGCGACATCCTCAACCTGCCGGAGGATCGCCGCCACGACCGTATCGTGCCGCGCAATCCGATCGCGGTGCTGACCCTCGAGGACGGCACCAAGATGACCTGCCGCATCATCGACCTCTCGCTGTCGGGCGCGGCGATCGCCGCCGAGAACCGCCCCCCGCTGAAATCGACGGTTCTGCTCGGCCGGGTCCAGGGCCGCGTGGTCCGAAACCTCGAAGACGGCTTCGCGCTGGAGTTCGTCCACGCACAGCCGATCGAGACACTCGAAGAGAGCGTTACCGCGCGGTAAAGCGCGACGACGCCAAAACCACTGAATTTCCAGCGTGAAGGCGGCCTCCGCGATGCGGACGCCGCCTTTTTCATGGCTTGTGACTGGCCCCGCGCGCGTTAACGGCAGGGGTGCGCATGCGCGCAAACAGCCCTTCCGCCAGCGTTTGCGGGTTAACAGATAAAATTTGAATCAATTGCAGTCATTTCAAATTTTACGAGAATTCGATTCAAGTATAGATCGAATTCGCCGCGCCTTTTACTTGCATTCGTCTCGACTTGACTTGGTCGACTTAGCGGCAACTCAAAAGCTCCATGCGCAATGTGGTCCCAACAAGAAACGGGGGCCGCAATGTTTGATTTCAGGGGACAGGGGAAGGGACTGGCGCTGGCCGCCATGCTCTTCGGGATCAGCACGGCAGCGCAGGCCGGCGAAGGCCGCCTGCTCTACGCGAGCCTCGGCGACACCACGCGTGCGCCGATCGGCTGGGTCGAGTTCTGTGCGGACAATGCCGCTCAGTGCCAGGGCGCACCGACGCAAGCGCGCGACATCGTGATGTCGCAGGCTGCATGGCGCGACCTCGTCAAGGTCAATCGCTGGGTCAACGAGACCGTCAAGCCTTTGACCGACCAGGAGCACTGGGGCGTGATCGAGAAGTGGTCGCTGCCGACCGACGGCTACGGCGACTGTGAAGACTACGTGCTGCTGAAGCGCAAGATGCTGATCGACGCCGGATGGCCGCGCGAGGCCCTGCTCATCACCGTCGTGCGCGACAAGAAGGGCGAAGGACACGCGGTGCTGACGGTGAAGACCGACAAGGGCGAATTCGTTCTCGACAATCAGAACGAGAACGTCGTTGCCTGGACGGAGACCGGCTACCGCTTCGTCAAGCGCCAGTCGCAGAGCGATCCCAATGTCTGGGTCTCGCTCGGCGATACCAAGCCGGCGGTCTCGACCGCCAGCGCAAGAGATTAGTCAGAACGCAACAACGAGTTACGCGACCCGGTCACATCCCCACCCCTCCCCGTCCCAGACCGGTTCGCGCGCGGCCAGCCATCCCCCAATGGCTGGCCGCAACTTTTTTTGAGGTATGCGCGATCAGTTCTGTGACGACCACGGCACGCGCGCGGCGGTGAAATCGCGCCACGTGCCTTGCAAGGCCGGCTGTACGCCGACCGATGCGCGCGCCTGCCAGCCGGCGATTGCCGCAGCCGCAATCGCGCTGTCGGGTTCGGCGCCGAGCCCGTCGAGCAGCGATGCCGTGACCGCCATGTCGTTGAAGGCGCCGAGCTCCTCCTGCAAGCCGGCGAGCCGGCGCGAGAATTTTCGCGCGGATTTGCGGTCCGCGAACAGCGGCAGCAGGAATTCGCTGAGATAGCGCAGCCGCTTGGTCGCGAGCCGCACCCGGTGCAGCTCATCCGCGGAAAGCGACTTGAAGCGCCGGCCGCGCTTGAGCACCTTGGCGTATTGCGCCGACAGGATTCGCTGCGCGAAATTGACGGCAGGCTCGGCGAGCTGGCCGAGATCTTCGGCCGCGACGTCGTTGCGCCAGCCGCGCGTCTCGATCCAACCGCCGAGACCGATCAGGAACATTGCGCAGCGGCGATCGGCGAGCGCACCATGCGCCTTGCGGTAGGCGTCCGACTGGCGCCCGGCCACGGCGCGGCCCAGCGCGTCGAAGCCGGCGACCGACGGACAGGCCTTTGCGATCGTCGGCAAGGTCTCGAGCTGGAACACGTCCCAGTCGCGCGCGGCGGACAAATCTTGCGCCAGCCATTTGGCCTCCGACCGCAGCGCATCGAGATTATTGAGCGCGCCGACCGATGCCATCAGGTCGAGCGCCGATCGCAGCCGGCGCAGCGAAACGCGCAGCTGATGCACGCCTTCCGGATTGCGTCCGTCTTCCGCTGCCGGCAGCGACTGCAGCAGATGCAGGAAGCAGGAGCGCAGGATCGTCGCGAAGGCCTCATCCAGCGCGATCGACGCATCGAGGCGAAGTTTTCGCGGGCGTCGCGCCGCCGGCGGCTGGTCGGCCGCGAGGTCGAAGCCGCGCGCCGACTTGGTGCGGATCGACGGCTTCACCGCCCCGTGCTCCGCAAGCCGCAAGGCAACCTCGTAGATCGTGCTCGCGCTGCCGCTCTTCAGCTCGAGCTCGATCTCGCTCACCCGTAACGACCGACCGCCGGCGGTCAGCTCGCCCTGGTCGAAGGCGATCTCGACCGTGCCGGACGGCAGATCGATCATCCGCGCGTGGCGGTGGACGTCGGCGGTGAAGACGGCTTCGAGCGGCTGCGTTTCGAGATGGCTGCGAAGCTTCTCAGGAATGAAGGGCATCGCCAAAGCGAGATCGGGCGCAAGCGACGGCACGCTCGCCTCCCACTCGCCGCGGCGCAGCGGATCGTCCGTGGCATCCGTCTTCACCGTCTGCACGAAGCGCGCGCCGCTCTGGCGCACGCGCAGGTTCAGGCCGTTGCGCCGAAGCAGGCGTCCGGATGTGTCGTAATAGACTGACTTGAGATGTTTTCGCACGCCCTTGTTGCGCGCATTGGCCGCGACGACAGGCGCGGCGTTGAAATGCGCCATCCGATCGGCATCGACCAGCAGCTTGAGCTCGATCTCGCCGGTGGAAGGTGCGGCAGCGTTCGACTGAGCTGGTTCCGGTACGGCTGTCGCCTCTTGCGATGGCATCGGATCGATCACGGCGCCCTCGGCAATCGCAGGTTCCGCGTCCGGCGCAGCGGGCTCACGCTGCCTGAGGAAGCCGGCGAGAGCTTGCGTTCTCTTATTGTCGTTCGGAACAGGATTGCCATCCGGCGCGCTCGGAGTTTTGCGGGCCGGTGTTGTATCTGACTTTAGCATTGACGGTGACATGACAATTTGATGACAGGGCGACAGCATATAGCCGGTGCGGCCCGAGAGGAATAGTCACGTTACGCAGCAATGCATTGTCGTCCACACGGCGTGCCAAGCGCAGAAATCCGGCAAGGACTGTCACAATTTGGCCTGGCATTACGAAATAGGCTGCTTCAGAGATTGGCAAGTGATCGAATTGATAGCGAATCTCGCCGTTCTCGAAACCGAGATAACCGTGTCAACGAGCTTGACTCATGCTAGCCGAGAAATTCTTTCTGGTTCTGGAGACGCTTAGAAGCCACGCCTCCGACGAGCGGCCGCAGATTGTGACAGGCCCTGCAAACCGCGGCACGGTCCCGGAGCCTGCGACCCGGGCGCGACGAAGGCCACCGGTTCCCGACGATCAGAGTTAGAAACGTTCTTCGCTTCGCGCGTGGACC is from Bradyrhizobium xenonodulans and encodes:
- a CDS encoding MFS transporter, yielding MRNRWAILAILFFVRLTIAFQFQSVAAVAPLLETTFGVGLADIGILIGLYFTPGVVLALPGGAIGRTLGDRPTTIAALLLMTAGSLVMAATDVWGWQLAGRLASGAGGVLLTVQLTKMCTDWFTGKEIATAMAIFVNSWPAGVGISLLVLPSIGITYGAGTVFLAAAALTAIGIVLIMLYQPPPGATASATGSARLDPLALLALIVAGAIWGLYNIGFAMVFSFGPSLLAERGWSIAAAGSAISVVMWLSVISVPAGGYLADRFKRPFILAVAASLVVAALLAWLTRSDAVITILVLIGLIGGHPAGPIMSLAARVLAPETRAIGMGVFYTIFYAAMMLGPAVAGRLAKSAGTAAAALDLGALTVLACPPLMWLFERIVSVRHRRTQS
- a CDS encoding transglutaminase-like cysteine peptidase, with the translated sequence MFDFRGQGKGLALAAMLFGISTAAQAGEGRLLYASLGDTTRAPIGWVEFCADNAAQCQGAPTQARDIVMSQAAWRDLVKVNRWVNETVKPLTDQEHWGVIEKWSLPTDGYGDCEDYVLLKRKMLIDAGWPREALLITVVRDKKGEGHAVLTVKTDKGEFVLDNQNENVVAWTETGYRFVKRQSQSDPNVWVSLGDTKPAVSTASARD
- a CDS encoding CYTH and CHAD domain-containing protein; protein product: MLKSDTTPARKTPSAPDGNPVPNDNKRTQALAGFLRQREPAAPDAEPAIAEGAVIDPMPSQEATAVPEPAQSNAAAPSTGEIELKLLVDADRMAHFNAAPVVAANARNKGVRKHLKSVYYDTSGRLLRRNGLNLRVRQSGARFVQTVKTDATDDPLRRGEWEASVPSLAPDLALAMPFIPEKLRSHLETQPLEAVFTADVHRHARMIDLPSGTVEIAFDQGELTAGGRSLRVSEIELELKSGSASTIYEVALRLAEHGAVKPSIRTKSARGFDLAADQPPAARRPRKLRLDASIALDEAFATILRSCFLHLLQSLPAAEDGRNPEGVHQLRVSLRRLRSALDLMASVGALNNLDALRSEAKWLAQDLSAARDWDVFQLETLPTIAKACPSVAGFDALGRAVAGRQSDAYRKAHGALADRRCAMFLIGLGGWIETRGWRNDVAAEDLGQLAEPAVNFAQRILSAQYAKVLKRGRRFKSLSADELHRVRLATKRLRYLSEFLLPLFADRKSARKFSRRLAGLQEELGAFNDMAVTASLLDGLGAEPDSAIAAAAIAGWQARASVGVQPALQGTWRDFTAARVPWSSQN
- a CDS encoding alpha/beta fold hydrolase, which produces MTSWIRGTCTANDIDIHYLRTGGNKPALIALHGLTGSGVCWTPLARALEDRYDVIMPDARGHGASSAPARGYLYQDLANDVTGLIQALGLASPVLLGHSMGGMTAAAVASEAGTAIRGVILADPTFLSLERQREVYASDVAEQHRRIFGRDRDEVLAEARQRHRHRSLELIELIIDARLGTEMRAFEVLTPPNPDYRELVSAISVPNLLVIGDSGVVAVETAHQLQALNPRLRYEVIANAGHGLPYDRPDEFAAVVRSFLETVDAPHIQLS
- a CDS encoding PilZ domain-containing protein; translation: MALANKKFLPAAEERRRFQRVKVHLLGRYMLPDRREFPCQVINMSPGGLALLAPGIGNVGDRVVAYLDHIGRVEGKITRIIDNGFAMTVGATPRKRDKLAAQLTWLANRDILNLPEDRRHDRIVPRNPIAVLTLEDGTKMTCRIIDLSLSGAAIAAENRPPLKSTVLLGRVQGRVVRNLEDGFALEFVHAQPIETLEESVTAR
- a CDS encoding MFS transporter codes for the protein MKSVPYRLQFIAYVLAMMADNIEHVISYWVVFQKFHSPTLGGFAVLSHWLPFLLFSVAVGGLADRFDPRRIIQCGMLLFIIASAGWGFFFITDTIEMWHAMLLLVIHGCAGVLWQTPNQLLLYDLVGPADLPSAVRLNAMARYLGILVGPAVGGVIMLTLGTSHGIIFNTLFYLPMLLWLFWAPVRDSSVAVRRFAVRGIADIMLTIRAIGTQPVLTAMTWLAGLTSFMIGNAYHAQMPGFAGDLGHGDPGVSYSVLLAADAAGALLAGIALESWGRLKGTPRTAITLAMLWSVALLGFAVVRIYPVAIVLLFFAGFFELSFNTMAQALVQLNAPSDIRGRVVGLYNMAGLGMRAFSGITVGLSGAAIGIHWSLGLTAAVLLALLCLLYQRATRKKAG